GACATCGGTTACAGGCTCGTACACACGGGGCAGCATTATGATATTAATATGAGTACCAGTTTCTTTGAACAACTCGGTATTCCGGATCCTGATATAAATCTTGGCGCCGGAGGCGGAACGCAGGCTGAGCAGACTTCAGCCATTATGCTGGGTTATGAAAAGTTGCTTTTACAAAGAAAACCGGATATCTGCATAGTTGTGGGTGATGTTACATCTACTATGGCATGCTCTGTCGTAGCCAGAAAAATGCATGTAGAAGTTGCGCATGTTGAGGGTGGTATCAGGTCGGGGGACTGGAGTATGCCTGAAGAGATAAACAGGGTTGTTACAGACAGTATCAGTAACTATTTTTTTACTACCAGTGAGATTGCTAATGATAATTTGAGAAAGAGCGGGGTGACTGATGACAGGATATTCTTTGTCGGCAATACGATGATTGATAGTTTACTGAAACACCGGCCAAGGTTTCAAAAACCACCAGTATGGGACGATCGTTTTCTTGAGGAGGGAAAGTACTTTGTAATGACACTGCACAGGCCGGCTAATGTTGATGAGGAGCATAAACTGAAAGACTTGATAAATGAGATATTGGCCCATTCAGGAGAATTGCCTGTGGTTTTCCCGGTTCATCCCAGAACCATGAAAAGTCTGAACAAAATGGGACTTAAGCACGAACGGCTGGTAACTGTTGAACCTCTGGGGTACCTTGAGTTTAATTTCCTTGTAGAAAGATCATTTGCAGTTATCACAGATTCCGGTGGAATTACGGAAGAAACAACGGTGATGGGTGTCCCATGCATGACATTGCGGGATAGCACAGAACGACCTGAGACTGTTACAATAGGTACAAATGAATTGTTAGGGATAAATCCGGAAGCAATTAAGCCTGCAATGGCAAGGTTGTTCTCAGGAAACTGGAAAAAGGGATCTGTGCCAAACCTGTGGGATGGTAATACAGCTTCAAGAATTGTTGAGGCCTTACTGAAATTAAAGGACTGCGAAATCCGGTGACGGCCAGGATCGAATAGAGTCGATTGTTAGGGGACTTGTGATGAAGCTGGTTTGGCTGGTTTGAACTTTTCAGGCAATACCCTCCACGCTATCCAACCCGGAAAGAACCCGAGTATATTTGCCAGGATGTCGAGGTGGCTGAAGTTGCGGCCGTAGCCTCCGAATCCCTGGAGGATCTCCATCATGGAACCCCAGATAATTACATAGAGCAGAGGCAGGAACTGGCGGGTCCTGCCGGAGAACTTATCCGGCCATGTATAGAAGAGCAGGAAGGTGAACACCGCGTACATGCCGAAATGCACCACCTTGTCGGCGTGCGGGAACAGTGAGGCGCTGGTGATCGGCAGCTTGTTGGCGGGGAACAGGCTGAGTGTGGTGATCAGCAACACGTATGTAATGAATATGATCTTTTTGTACATCTCTGTTTTTTAAACCGGCGGTAAAGATAGTTAAAAGGGAGTGGCAGTCCAACAGCAGCCGGCTGTTAAATTAGCGGTGCTGCCGTCAGGGTCAGCCGGGCCTGAAGATCCTGAGCAACTCTTTCAGGTCTGCTGTTTTGTCCTGAAATCCGGCTTTTTCGTATGCCAGTATCATGCTGAGAAGTAATCGTTCGGCAATGGTGCGGTTGTCGCAGGGTTGGTAATAGTGTGCACGGGGCTCTATTTTCTGCTGTCCCAGGTAGAGGTCAATCTCTTTTCTGCCGAGCACTGAGCCGTTCTGGTAAGGGTTTATGTAGAAAAGGACCTCCGGGGGGGCTTCGGCGGCTCTCTTTTTGCCGGCCCTGTCGACCCATGCCGTGAGGAATATTTTCGGCAGACTTACTCCATATACGGGCAGTTCCAGGTTCTGCGCCACGAGAATATATAGTATGGACAGCGTTACGGGATTGCCTTTTTTGCTTTCGAGTACCAGGTTGATATAGGTGTTGCGCGGGGAGTTCAGGTGTTTCCGGTTTTTGGAGAATTTTTTTATGTCATAAATGACATGATTGATTATCCTCACCTTTTCCAGTGCCGTCAACCGGTTGTTCAGTTCAATCCAAATCGCATCTGAGATGCTCTTTATCTCTTTTCTTACCTCATCTGTTTCAAGGTCGGGATACTGGTATCTTGCCAGCAGGCAAACACCTTCCAGCAGATCGAAGGCTCCATGGCTGTGCCAC
The sequence above is drawn from the Marinilabiliales bacterium genome and encodes:
- a CDS encoding UDP-N-acetylglucosamine 2-epimerase (non-hydrolyzing) — its product is MLVDLIAGARPNFMKISPIIDAIHSVRDKGADIGYRLVHTGQHYDINMSTSFFEQLGIPDPDINLGAGGGTQAEQTSAIMLGYEKLLLQRKPDICIVVGDVTSTMACSVVARKMHVEVAHVEGGIRSGDWSMPEEINRVVTDSISNYFFTTSEIANDNLRKSGVTDDRIFFVGNTMIDSLLKHRPRFQKPPVWDDRFLEEGKYFVMTLHRPANVDEEHKLKDLINEILAHSGELPVVFPVHPRTMKSLNKMGLKHERLVTVEPLGYLEFNFLVERSFAVITDSGGITEETTVMGVPCMTLRDSTERPETVTIGTNELLGINPEAIKPAMARLFSGNWKKGSVPNLWDGNTASRIVEALLKLKDCEIR